The Zootoca vivipara chromosome 16, rZooViv1.1, whole genome shotgun sequence genome has a segment encoding these proteins:
- the LOC132591270 gene encoding taste receptor type 2 member 41-like, with translation MGNVNIAYSASWLFVNNANLWFATWLSILYCVKIANFSNPLFLQMKRRFPGLVPWLLLGTVVFSAITTTVAITGSIGMHIWFIDVNAAYSSGHAIILIFINPKLKQESVRMLHQLKC, from the exons ATGGGGAACGTAAATATTGCATACAGTGCCTCGTGGCTATTTGTTAATAATGCTAACCTTTGGTTTGCCACTTGGCTCAGTATTTTGTACTGTGTAAAGATTGCCAACTTCTCCAACCCCCTCTTCCTCCAAATGAAGCGGAGATTCCCTGGGCTGGTGCCCTGGCTGCTTCTGGGGACAGTGGTCTTCTCTGCAATCACCACCACTGTGGCAATAACAGGAA GCATTGGGATGCATATTTGGTTTATTGATGTTAATGCTGCATATTCCTCTGGTCATGCCATTATCCTGATCTTCATTAATCCCAAACTGAAACAGGAATCAGTCAGGATGCTACATCAACTAAAATGCTGA